The DNA region AGGGACGACCACCGTCCACACCCTGGCCACTCCACCCACCACACCCCGGCCCAAGATGCGCCCCTACCTGGGCAGGAAGAGGCCAAGGGCCCGCGCACAGATCTGCAAGGTGGTGGCCTCCAGCTCCGCGGAGATGGCGCCGGCTGCCTTCACGTGCTCTGCCACGAGCTGAGAGCGACGCCACGCGCTGAAGGCGCTTCTGAGCCCTCAATCCCGATGCCCCCAGTCCCCCACCTCGTGGCCCAGGGATGTCTCCAGCCTGCCCTGCTCTTCCTCACAGTCTCGCCCGCAACTTCCAGCGGCCCCAACCTCGAGGTCAGCCCTCCCAACTCCCCACACCCACGGGGCCACCTGCTAAGCTGGGAGCTATGGCCTGGCGCTCCCAGCTTGGCCAGGTGACCCGAGGGCCTCTGATCCGGCCCCACATGGGGCCTCAAGCTCCCGTCTAACGGAGAGAGGTGGTTATGACTGTGTTTTACAGCTCTGGGTGTCTCTACCGCCTGAGACCCAAACACATGTCCCTCCTTCTGGGCGCACCATGTGTACGTCGATGGACAGCGGCGTATGGTAGTGGCCCTGCAGCACGTCGGGGGCCTCGGCAGCCGCCCAGCGACTCTGTTCTAGCTGCAGGATGCCATCGAAGCAGCTCACGATCTTGGTCTGTGCGGGGTAAGGAAGGGGCCGCGGTGAGACCCTCCCAGGAAGGAGGTCCCCTACCTCCCGAGCCCCGTCGCGCGCCCTTGGAGACAAGGGCCACCCTGCCGGTGCACAGGCCCACGCCTGAGGGCACGGAGCCTCCCTGCAGCGGGGCGGCGGCCACACTCAACCTGGACCCCGCCCCCTCCGGCCTGGCCCCTCGCCGCCCTTACCTCCAGGAAGCTGGTGTAGTCGCTCTCGAGTCGGGCCCACACATCGGGTGCCAGGAGCGGGGGCAGTGGCTCCgagggcagagccaggtcctgggAGCCCAGGAAGTCAGGACTGGAAGGCAGGGTGGAGCCCGAAGGTCTGAGCGGAACTCTGATGGGGCAGCGGCTGCCCCTACTCCCCTCTGGACAGGCTCAAAGCCTAACGCCATCACCGTGAGGGCCCCGCATCTGGGCTGTTCACAGACTCAGCCCCGCACCACGCCCTCCATGTTTCCATGCCAGACATCCCTCCCCGCAGCTTCTGACTGCAGGATTTCCTGGCACCCTAAGCAATCAGCTGTGCGTGCACAGAATAGATAAAGATGGCCGTCCAGATGGACCTTGACCAGGTTGCCTCGGGTGTGACCTCTACCCTCACGGTCAGGGTACACCCAAGACTGAACTCTAAACGCCCCCAGGACCACGCAGCTCAGGGACCAGCCACTATCCTGTCCACACTAGGGAGGCCCAGACAGGGGCAGGTACTTGTCCGAGGCCACAGGGCATATTAAGGAGCCCAGAACTTTGGCGCCCTCCTCCAGCTTGCCTGTCTGCCCGTGGGGCTGGGGAGCGCTCAGCGGGAGAGGTGATCCACCCCATCACGTCCTGCAGAGCCCTGAACCCAGGTGTCCATCCAATGCGAGAGTGGGGCTGAGAGCCAACTCATGCCAAGCGCTGTGAGCCCACGGTTGTGTCCTGCCTGGAGGGGTGCCCTTTGCTAATTCACTCAGAGGCACCCTGTGCACTAGCTTGTGCCTAACTGGGCCCCCTGCCTCATAAGcaacccccgccccccacccggaTGCTTTCCAGCTTCAGGAACCGGCAGATGGatggcccctctcccctctcggGAGAGCACCATGGTCTAGAACGGGGAGAATGTCAAAGGCTCCCGGATCGGACGCCCAATCGCCAGCACTCTCCGGGGAGGAAAAGGAGCAGAAAGGTGCCCTGTGCTCTTTAGAGCAGGTTCCTGAAGGCCTTTCGTGTGGGCAGTTCCAGCCCTCCTTGCCCCTCACGGCGTCCTGGCTGGGGCCTCACCTGCCGTAGACATTGGAGGCCCAGTCCAGCAGGACGTAGAGCTGCTCGCAGCCACGGGCGTCGTGCGCCAGCTCCTGGAGGCGCTGGGCCACCGCGCCGTGGAAGGCGCGCAGGTAGGCCTCCCACGCGGGATAGCCGGCGGCCGCGTAAGCCGGGTGCACCTCCAGCTGCACCTTCTGCAGGTCGCGGCGAACCAAGCCTCCGAGCTCGGCCAGAAGCTGGGCCAAGCCGGCGGCACCCTCGACTGCCCCCGGGGCCTCGCCCGCGCTCGCCTGCTGCACGCGCTCCTGCGCGCTCCGCCGCACCGCGTCCTCCCAGCGCTGGCGCCAGTGGCGCGGCGTGCGCAGAAAGTCGCCGTCTGCAGGGGGCTCTGGGTGGGCCTCCTCTTCCGCGCGCACCACGCGGGCCAGCTCCGCGAGCACGGCCGCGTCCACGCCGTCCGGGCCCAGGGTCTCGAGCACGATGGCGCCGATCTCCGCAGCCAGCCCGTCGTAGTGCAGGCACACGTCCATGGCGCGCCGCGCAAAGCCCGTGGGGTCCTGCTCGAAGGTGCGTGAGGCTTTCTCGGCCACTAGCCGAGTCTCGAGGTGCCGCAGCTGCTCGAAGGCCGCCAGCAGTTTCCGCTCCGTGATGAGGTCGGCCACAGATTTGTCTTTTGCGAGGTCAGGTGAGAAGAGGGGCAATGAGGGggacgccccagctaggcctgtCGGCCCCAATCCCACACATCCGGAGCCGGGCTGCCGCGCCCCAGAGCTGCATCTGAAGGCCTGCTCCAGGAGCGACAGCCCCAGGTGCCCTATGTCCTTTGGAATCACCTTTGAAGAGGCAGAACCCCAGGTCCCAAGCTTGGCTCAAAACAGCAATTGGGATCAGTCCCTGCCTTCCCTGCTGTCAGCCCCTACCTTCCCCTTCGCCCCGCTCCCATTCCCACTCCCAGCTCTACAGAACTGGACCTGGTGGCTTCAAGTACAGTCCTGACTGCAGGTCCAGTGGGGTCAGAGCTCAGGCTGGGCATGCCCAGGCTCCTGCCCCAGGGTCCAGCTTCAGCACTTCTTGCTGTTCCCTGCTCTGGGCCAACCTCCAGCCCCTAGGAGCACTCTGCCTTCACCTGCATCCCCCCCTTCAGGGCCCTACTCCAATGTGTCCTCTCCTGGGCAGCCCCCTGACCTCCCCTCTGCCCCATGGCTCACAGGCACCCTCTGTGACCCTGTGATCTGAGAGGGCCAGTGCCTTCTCCACCACTCTGGTTTGGCCAGGAGCCAGGCTGTGGAAGCCTGTGGAGTTCTGGGGTCCTGCAGATCTGGGTTCACATCCCATTTTTCCACTTCCCAGCTGTGAGACTTGAGGGAAGtcacttaagctctctgagcctcacttttctcagcTGCCCTCGTTGGAATGTTGGAAGAATTTAACGTGAAATTGTGCAGGGGCAGGGGTTTGGGGTAGCTGGGGAGGAGAGCCTGTCAGGAAGCCTGGGCCCCACTGCccccctctctggcctcagtttcctcccctgctTAGTGCTGAGGAAGCCCTCACCTTCTAGTTCCGCAGGCCCCGCCCCAGTGGACGACTGCCGGCAGACACCGTCCATGGCCTTTGAGGGCACCTCCCGGCTGTGGGCCACCCCTGGCCCAGTGGTAGCCTGGGTCTGGTCAGC from Eschrichtius robustus isolate mEscRob2 chromosome 1, mEscRob2.pri, whole genome shotgun sequence includes:
- the EXOC3L4 gene encoding exocyst complex component 3-like protein 4, coding for MPSPQTVASGPELHSPREPVAPQIPAQGTRRASSEDASSAHREGLRPGLGTFRRAFSKASQRALGCAPQEDPGLLRRSSRFFFRSLRHALDDGPAADQTQATTGPGVAHSREVPSKAMDGVCRQSSTGAGPAELEGEDKSVADLITERKLLAAFEQLRHLETRLVAEKASRTFEQDPTGFARRAMDVCLHYDGLAAEIGAIVLETLGPDGVDAAVLAELARVVRAEEEAHPEPPADGDFLRTPRHWRQRWEDAVRRSAQERVQQASAGEAPGAVEGAAGLAQLLAELGGLVRRDLQKVQLEVHPAYAAAGYPAWEAYLRAFHGAVAQRLQELAHDARGCEQLYVLLDWASNVYGSPDFLGSQDLALPSEPLPPLLAPDVWARLESDYTSFLETKIVSCFDGILQLEQSRWAAAEAPDVLQGHYHTPLSIDVHMLVAEHVKAAGAISAELEATTLQICARALGLFLPRFEKAFLESGAVSEPNLCANINACEEFRTHLLARFPGSLEELEKPLVAATCAFQKRLLQGLQGDVQPLFKVLCTKAWLTQDVLQPLLDKVVAFAGHLEHVVRPRAQETLQEVHRYVVREYLAQVLRPRERFRGVERVSGSQKMGLDAQAIGNTFQGLGSEATWLGRAIPCVADILGETYKDDIRRHLETLIGSYPDIRRDHVLAILALRRLGRHRNQHLLTHAQDLLRAAAKAGGPGAAGGHVLFEEIEVPPSMDVLITCI